In Solanum stenotomum isolate F172 chromosome 6, ASM1918654v1, whole genome shotgun sequence, one DNA window encodes the following:
- the LOC125867363 gene encoding protein ASPARTIC PROTEASE IN GUARD CELL 1: MATSIFFFVLLFTTVLSRTTPDNASRTKILDVSSSIQKTHNPFSLDSSLNSLKHEENQISSSLLSFQLHSRVAVRGTSHKDYNSLMLARLERDSARAKSLQTRVDLVVQGIGKSDLKPMETEFREIQAEEIEGPIISGTSQGSGEYFSRIGIGHPPSQVYMVLDTGSDVNWVQCSPCADCYQQADPIFEPALSSTFSPLTCETQQCKSLDVSECRNDTCLYEVSYGDGSYTVGDFVTESITFSGSSSVENVAIGCGHNNEGLFVGAAGLLGLGGGALSFPSQINASSFSYCLVDRDSDSTSTLDFGGATPPNAVTAPIIKNSKLDTFYYVDLTGISVAGNMLSVNPSDFEIADNGDGGVIVDSGTAVTRLKTDVYNTLRDEFVKGTRHLPSTNGVALFDTCYDLKSMKSVEVPTVSFHFSNGNELALPAKNYLIPVDSSSTFCFAFAPSSSSLSIIGNVQQQGTRVSFDLVNSLIGFSSNQC; this comes from the coding sequence ATGGCGACTtccattttcttctttgttctgTTATTCACCACAGTTCTTTCACGAACAACTCCAGATAATGCCTCAAGAACAAAAATCCTCGACGTTTCTTCCTCCATTCAGAAAACCCATAATCCGTTCTCACTTGATTCGTCTCTGAATTCTCTGAAAcatgaagaaaatcaaatttctTCATCATTGCTGAGTTTTCAACTGCATTCTCGAGTAGCAGTTCGTGGGACTTCACATAAGGACTACAATTCATTGATGCTAGCTCGACTTGAACGTGACTCAGCTCGAGCTAAATCACTTCAAACTCGTGTAGATCTGGTTGTACAAGGAATTGGAAAATCGGATCTCAAACCGATGGAAACTGAGTTTCGAGAGATTCAAGCTGAGGAAATTGAAGGACCAATTATCTCCGGGACTAGTCAAGGAAGCGGTGAGTATTTCTCACGCATCGGAATCGGTCATCCGCCGAGTCAAGTTTATATGGTGTTAGATACCGGAAGTGATGTTAACTGGGTTCAATGTTCTCCTTGTGCTGATTGTTACCAACAAGCTGATCCAATTTTTGAACCTGCTTTGTCTTCGACGTTCTCTCCGCTCACTTGTGAAACGCAACAGTGTAAATCGCTTGATGTTTCTGAATGTAGGAATGATACTTGTTTATACGAAGTATCTTACGGAGATGGCTCGTATACAGTTGGAGATTTTGTGACGGAGAGTATCACATTTTCCGGTTCGTCTTCCGTTGAGAATGTAGCTATCGGCTGTGGACATAATAACGAAGGTTTATTCGTCGGAGCAGCAGGATTATTAGGTCTCGGCGGCGGCGCTTTATCATTTCCTTCACAGATAAATGCATCTTCCTTCTCATACTGCTTAGTCGACCGTGACTCCGACTCTACCTCAACTCTCGATTTCGGCGGCGCAACTCCGCCGAACGCCGTCACAGCTCCGAtaatcaaaaactcaaaactcGACACATTCTACTACGTAGACTTAACCGGAATCAGCGTCGCCGGGAACATGCTTTCAGTTAATCCATCAGATTTCGAAATAGCCGACAACGGCGACGGCGGAGTAATCGTCGATTCAGGTACGGCGGTGACGAGATTGAAGACGGACGTGTACAACACGCTCCGTGATGAGTTCGTGAAAGGGACGAGACACCTGCCGTCAACTAACGGCGTTGCGTTATTTGACACGTGTTATGATTTGAAATCGATGAAAAGCGTTGAGGTACCAACGGTGTCGTTTCATTTTTCTAACGGGAATGAATTAGCTTTACCGGCTAAGAATTACCTGATACCTGTTGATTCATCGAGTACATTTTGTTTTGCCTTCGCTCCATCGTCGTCGTCGCTATCGATAATCGGTAACGTTCAACAGCAAGGGACACGTGTCAGTTTCGACCTGGTAAATTCTCTCATTGGATTCTCATCCAATCAATGCTAG
- the LOC125867997 gene encoding GDT1-like protein 4 encodes MSLSVAQGFTKSLAMTVLSEIGDKTFFAAAILAMRHPRRLVLSGCLGALIVMTILSAVVGWAAPNLVSRKWTHHITTLLFLGFGVWSLWDAFHDGEAEDLDEVEAQLDADLKANGGETKEKNQDSDDLKKQRQPLLAQFFSPILLKAFSITFFGEWGDKSQLATIGLAADENPLGVVLGGILGQALCTTAAVLGGKSLASSISERIVGLAGGSLFIVFGIQSYLSTVE; translated from the exons ATGAGTCTTTCAGTGGCGCAG GGGTTTACGAAGTCTCTGGCGATGACAGTGCTGTCTGAGATCGGAGACAAGACTTTCTTCGCCGCTGCG aTCTTGGCGATGCGTCATCCTAGGAGACTCGTCTTGTCAGGCTGCCTTGGGGCTTTAATT GTAATGACCATTCTGTCTGCCGTTGTTGGTTGGGCTGCTCCCAATTTG GTGTCGCGCAAATGGACCCATCATATTACAACACTGCTGTTCTTGGGATTTGGAGTATGGTCTTTGTGGGATGCATTTCATGATGG GGAAGCTGAGGATTTGGATGAAGTTGAAGCCCAGCTG GACGCTGATCTAAAAGCTAATGGTGGAGAAACCAAGGAGAAGAATCAG GATTCTGATGATTTAAAGAAGCAGAGGCAGCCTCTTCTCGCTCAATTCTTCTCACCGATCCTTCTGAAG GCATTTTCAATTACCTTCTTTGGTGAATGGGGTGACAAGAGCCAG CTTGCTACCATTGGTTTGGCTGCCGATGAGAATCCACTAGGAGTTGTTCTTGGAGGAATACT GGGACAAGCCTTATGTACTACAGCTGCCGTCCTAGGAGGGAAAAGTCTTGCATCTTCAATATCTGAAAGAATA GTGGGACTTGCTGGTGGATCTCTATTCATCGTTTTCGGAATTCAGTCCTACCTTTCAACAGTCGAGTAA